In one Actinomyces trachealis genomic region, the following are encoded:
- the tsf gene encoding translation elongation factor Ts, with protein sequence MANYTTADIKALREKTGAGMLDVKKALDEANGDTEKAIEIIRIKGLKGIAKREGRSASAGLIAAQVVDTDEGQVGVLVEINAETDFVAKNEKFINFANKVLAAAVASGAETAEALAQVEVDGETVQALTDGMQAVIGEKIVVRRVGRLAAPKVDLYLHRTNPDLPAQVAVLVGTDTKAAEVAHDVAMHVAAYSPSYLTRDEVPADVVEKERSIAEETTRAEGKPEQAIAKIVEGRLGGFFKEICLVEQAFAKDPKTTVGKVVEATGGEVTGFVRLRVGA encoded by the coding sequence ATGGCGAACTACACCACTGCTGACATTAAGGCGCTGCGCGAGAAGACCGGCGCTGGCATGCTCGACGTCAAGAAGGCCCTCGACGAGGCCAACGGCGACACCGAGAAGGCCATCGAGATCATCCGCATCAAGGGTCTCAAGGGCATCGCCAAGCGTGAGGGCCGTTCCGCCTCCGCAGGCCTGATTGCCGCCCAGGTTGTTGACACTGACGAGGGCCAGGTCGGCGTCCTCGTCGAGATCAACGCCGAGACCGATTTCGTGGCTAAGAACGAGAAGTTCATCAACTTCGCGAACAAGGTTCTGGCTGCCGCTGTCGCCTCCGGCGCCGAGACCGCTGAGGCTCTGGCCCAGGTTGAGGTCGACGGTGAGACCGTCCAGGCCCTGACCGACGGTATGCAGGCCGTCATCGGCGAGAAGATCGTCGTTCGCCGTGTCGGTCGCCTGGCCGCGCCGAAGGTCGACCTCTACCTGCACCGCACCAACCCGGACCTGCCCGCCCAGGTGGCCGTCCTCGTCGGCACCGACACCAAGGCCGCTGAGGTCGCCCACGACGTCGCGATGCACGTGGCCGCGTACTCCCCGTCGTACCTCACTCGCGACGAGGTCCCGGCCGACGTCGTGGAGAAGGAGCGTTCCATCGCCGAGGAGACCACCCGTGCCGAGGGCAAGCCCGAGCAGGCCATCGCCAAGATCGTCGAGGGACGCCTGGGCGGCTTCTTCAAGGAGATCTGCCTTGTTGAGCAGGCCTTCGCCAAGGACCCCAAGACCACGGTCGGCAAGGTAGTTGAGGCTACCGGCGGCGAGGTCACCGGCTTCGTGCGCCTGCGCGTGGGCGCCTGA
- the dxr gene encoding 1-deoxy-D-xylulose-5-phosphate reductoisomerase — translation MTTTPHSTHAGQPTNPGSLLILGSTGSIGTQALDVVDRLAQDGLAPRVIGLAAGGVRAELIAIQAHNHQVPFLALADPAAQAPVEAALAAVAERTGQPSPVTQILTGPDAATELITVSGVNVGDTVLNGITGSVGLLPTLAALRSGATLALANKESLVVGGSLVKAALHHPGQVVPVDSEHSAIAQALLSGRHERGLTSPVVTGNTEVRRLVLTASGGPFRGRDLRELAGVTAAQALAHPTWAMGPVVTVNSSTLINKGLELIEAHLLFDIPPADITVVVHPQSVIHSMVEFRDGATIAQASPPDMRLPIALGLTWPGRPELSGLVTPNDWSTPLAWSFEPLDETTFPAIGLARHAVATSATHPAVLNAANEQAVAAFLDGRLRWVDIVAVDTTVVESHSGQSDPTLEDVLAAETWARAQADALISKLT, via the coding sequence GTGACCACAACTCCCCACAGCACCCACGCTGGGCAGCCCACCAACCCAGGATCCCTGCTGATCCTAGGCTCCACCGGCTCCATCGGCACCCAAGCCCTCGACGTCGTCGACCGGCTCGCACAAGATGGGCTGGCTCCACGCGTGATCGGGCTGGCTGCCGGTGGCGTCCGCGCCGAGCTGATTGCTATACAGGCTCATAACCACCAGGTGCCCTTCCTAGCCCTGGCTGATCCGGCCGCCCAAGCGCCGGTAGAGGCCGCCCTAGCAGCAGTAGCGGAGCGTACCGGCCAACCCAGCCCCGTCACCCAGATCCTCACCGGCCCCGACGCCGCCACCGAGCTGATCACCGTCAGCGGCGTGAACGTGGGGGACACGGTCCTCAACGGCATCACCGGCTCCGTGGGCCTGCTGCCCACTCTCGCTGCCCTGCGCTCGGGTGCCACCCTGGCACTGGCCAACAAAGAATCTCTGGTGGTTGGTGGGTCCCTGGTTAAAGCCGCCCTGCACCACCCCGGTCAGGTGGTTCCGGTGGACTCCGAGCACTCCGCCATCGCTCAGGCCCTCCTGTCCGGCAGGCACGAACGCGGCCTGACCAGCCCCGTCGTCACCGGTAACACGGAGGTGCGCCGTCTGGTGCTGACCGCCTCCGGTGGGCCCTTCCGGGGGCGCGACCTGCGGGAGCTGGCCGGGGTCACTGCCGCACAGGCCCTGGCCCACCCCACCTGGGCCATGGGGCCGGTGGTCACCGTCAACTCCTCTACCCTCATCAACAAGGGCTTAGAGCTGATCGAGGCGCACTTGCTCTTTGACATCCCCCCGGCGGACATCACCGTGGTGGTCCACCCACAGTCGGTGATCCACTCCATGGTGGAGTTCCGCGACGGTGCCACCATCGCCCAAGCCAGCCCCCCAGACATGCGCCTGCCTATCGCCCTGGGCCTGACCTGGCCAGGCCGCCCAGAACTGTCCGGTCTGGTCACCCCCAACGACTGGTCCACGCCCCTGGCCTGGAGCTTCGAGCCGCTGGACGAAACCACTTTCCCCGCCATCGGCCTGGCCCGCCACGCCGTCGCCACTTCCGCCACCCATCCGGCAGTGCTCAATGCTGCCAACGAGCAGGCCGTGGCCGCCTTCCTGGACGGGCGCCTGCGCTGGGTGGACATCGTTGCGGTGGACACCACCGTCGTAGAGTCCCATTCGGGCCAGTCCGACCCCACCCTGGAGGACGTGCTGGCCGCCGAGACTTGGGCCCGCGCCCAGGCCGACGCGTTGATCTCCAAGTTAACCTGA
- a CDS encoding tyrosine recombinase XerC — protein MDSASAYSRAVLADAWRRHLLLQRGLSEHTVRAYLGDLSELLDFLGVGTDTTEPVMPALDSLDLADLRAWLAQQANDGAARASLARRSASIRTFSTWAHRQGLLSTDVATRLRSPRPDNCLPSVLSQTQAAALLEGAQQAVTEARQATLAGDLPPAEAARKEALAARDLAVLELLYATAVRVSEVTGLDLGDVDRREHTVRVLGKGNQERTVPYGLPASRALETYLQLRPALLVKAQDALFLGTRGGRMDPRAVRTLVHQATARAGVPDLGPHGLRHSAATHLLGGGADLRTVQEMLGHASLTTTQRYTHVTPERLRSVYTQAFPRA, from the coding sequence TTGGACAGTGCTTCTGCCTATAGCCGCGCCGTGCTAGCGGACGCCTGGCGGCGGCACCTGCTGCTGCAACGGGGTCTGTCTGAGCACACCGTGCGCGCCTACTTGGGTGACCTGTCCGAGCTGCTCGACTTCTTGGGCGTCGGCACAGATACCACTGAGCCCGTGATGCCTGCCTTGGACTCCCTGGACCTGGCAGACTTGCGTGCCTGGCTCGCCCAGCAAGCAAACGACGGGGCCGCCCGTGCCTCCCTAGCCCGCCGCAGCGCCTCCATCCGCACGTTCTCCACCTGGGCTCACCGGCAAGGTCTCTTGAGCACGGACGTGGCTACCCGCTTGCGCAGCCCCCGCCCCGACAACTGCCTGCCCTCCGTACTCTCCCAGACGCAGGCCGCCGCTCTGCTTGAGGGCGCGCAGCAGGCAGTCACCGAGGCTCGCCAGGCAACGCTTGCGGGAGACCTCCCGCCTGCTGAGGCCGCACGCAAGGAAGCGCTCGCGGCACGCGACCTGGCAGTTCTGGAGCTGCTTTACGCCACTGCGGTGCGCGTATCCGAGGTCACTGGCCTGGACTTGGGCGACGTCGACCGCCGGGAGCACACCGTGCGTGTACTGGGCAAAGGCAACCAGGAACGTACTGTCCCCTACGGGCTACCAGCCTCCCGAGCCTTGGAAACCTACCTGCAGCTACGGCCAGCCCTGCTGGTAAAGGCGCAGGACGCCCTGTTCCTGGGGACTCGGGGGGGCCGCATGGACCCCCGTGCCGTCCGTACCCTGGTGCACCAGGCCACCGCTCGGGCTGGTGTACCAGACCTAGGCCCGCACGGACTGCGGCACAGTGCTGCCACGCACCTGCTGGGTGGGGGAGCGGACCTGCGCACCGTCCAGGAGATGCTTGGCCATGCCTCCCTGACCACCACCCAGCGCTACACGCACGTCACGCCGGAGCGGCTGCGCAGCGTCTATACCCAAGCATTTCCGCGCGCATAG
- a CDS encoding phosphatidate cytidylyltransferase, protein MSNAEPDFLTRLLNPPPTQNIRPLPTTGRAGRNLPAAVGVAAALITVLLASLLINKALFVVVTVLAVCAALWELAGAFAVRRIRLPLGPLWLGALGIAECAWAVGAEAAFGAYLATVGACSLWSFLEQAEAETGTMLERPDSGAPRTYAHDDHRRSRSVATFAAIFAATYLPFLSGFAVLLCGQYNGVGKVLLLIGLAVANDTGGWLAGITLGRHPMAPSVSPKKSWEGLGGSMVAAIAGGVLGVYLLGGAWWAGALLGAGIVVVSTLGDLGESLIKRDLGLKDMGTLLPGHGGVLDRLDSILVAAPVVYLFSILLLP, encoded by the coding sequence ATGAGCAACGCTGAACCAGACTTCCTTACCCGGCTGCTGAACCCGCCGCCCACCCAGAATATCCGCCCCCTGCCTACCACGGGACGGGCTGGTCGTAACCTCCCTGCCGCAGTTGGGGTGGCGGCAGCGCTGATCACGGTGCTGCTGGCCTCCTTGCTGATCAACAAGGCGCTGTTCGTGGTGGTGACGGTGCTGGCGGTCTGTGCCGCGTTGTGGGAACTAGCTGGGGCCTTCGCGGTGCGACGCATCCGCCTACCCCTGGGCCCACTGTGGCTGGGGGCACTGGGTATAGCCGAGTGCGCCTGGGCGGTGGGGGCGGAGGCTGCGTTCGGCGCCTACCTTGCCACCGTCGGTGCCTGCAGTTTGTGGAGCTTCTTGGAGCAGGCGGAGGCTGAGACCGGCACCATGCTGGAGCGCCCCGACTCTGGGGCGCCTCGCACCTACGCCCATGACGACCACCGTCGCTCCCGGTCGGTGGCCACGTTTGCTGCGATCTTCGCCGCCACCTACCTGCCTTTCCTGTCAGGCTTCGCGGTGCTGCTGTGCGGCCAGTACAACGGCGTCGGCAAGGTGCTGCTGCTGATCGGCCTGGCTGTCGCTAACGACACGGGCGGCTGGCTGGCGGGCATCACCTTGGGGCGCCACCCTATGGCGCCCTCGGTGTCCCCAAAGAAATCGTGGGAGGGTCTGGGAGGCTCCATGGTGGCAGCAATCGCCGGAGGAGTCCTGGGCGTGTACCTGCTGGGCGGTGCCTGGTGGGCTGGCGCGCTGCTGGGCGCTGGGATCGTGGTTGTCTCCACCCTGGGTGACCTGGGGGAGTCTCTCATCAAACGCGACCTGGGGCTGAAGGACATGGGCACGCTACTGCCCGGACACGGTGGTGTGCTAGATCGCCTAGATTCGATCCTGGTGGCTGCCCCAGTGGTCTACCTGTTCAGCATACTGCTGCTGCCTTGA
- a CDS encoding DivIVA domain-containing protein, with protein sequence MSQDMFPRTKFRRLGYRPEQVDGYFTTAHEIYEAGELEEMDSEGVRTVAFSVVPGGYDPVAVDSALDRLEAAFLQRRRADFVAEHGRKAWMDRVAQLATTLYPRLLRPAGKRFAPARGKGYLVSEVDDFMDRVAAYFDSAASLSSAEARTITFRAGRGNKAYDEKSVDRYLARVVEVLLSVE encoded by the coding sequence ATGAGCCAAGACATGTTCCCCAGGACGAAGTTTCGGCGTCTGGGATACCGGCCGGAGCAGGTCGATGGCTACTTCACTACCGCTCACGAGATCTACGAGGCTGGCGAGCTTGAGGAGATGGACTCCGAGGGCGTGCGCACCGTGGCTTTCTCCGTGGTGCCGGGCGGATACGACCCCGTGGCGGTGGACTCTGCCCTGGACCGCCTGGAGGCTGCCTTCCTCCAGCGCCGCCGCGCCGATTTTGTGGCAGAGCACGGCCGCAAGGCCTGGATGGACCGCGTCGCCCAGTTGGCGACCACCCTCTACCCCCGCCTTCTGCGCCCCGCCGGGAAGCGCTTCGCCCCCGCCCGTGGCAAGGGCTACCTGGTATCTGAAGTGGACGACTTCATGGACCGGGTAGCCGCCTACTTCGACTCTGCCGCCTCCCTGTCCTCTGCCGAAGCCCGCACCATCACCTTTCGGGCTGGGCGCGGCAACAAGGCCTATGACGAGAAGAGCGTGGACCGCTACCTTGCGCGAGTCGTCGAGGTGCTTCTCAGCGTCGAGTGA
- the rlmN gene encoding 23S rRNA (adenine(2503)-C(2))-methyltransferase RlmN, which produces MRPQPLAPRRSSVRRDAEVQVMPTDQPPEGATSPESRPRLSFAVPPAKGKAPRHLADLDLAGRKAALQEAGLQAFRADQLSRHYFTRFTREAEQMTDLPASQREALCAEILPELIHEVRALRADGGRTIKHLWELHDGVRVESVLMRYQDRTTLCVSSQAGCGMACPFCATGQMGLTRNLSTAEIVEQVRHAAQVSARGDLAGGPARLSNVVFMGMGEPMINYKNVVAALHRLIDPAPEGFGLSARSVTVSTVGLVPLIKKLAGEGLPVTLAVSLHAPDDELRDALIPVNSKWKVGELLDAAHEYFCITGRRVSIEYALIKDMNDHPWRAQLLADELSRRGHGWAHVNPIPLNPTPGSIWTCSERAVQERFVQTLRDAGITTTVRDTRGSDIEGACGQLATEVLNQERARTVV; this is translated from the coding sequence ATCCGGCCCCAGCCGCTCGCACCACGTCGCAGTTCGGTGCGCCGCGACGCCGAGGTTCAGGTGATGCCCACGGACCAGCCCCCAGAGGGGGCTACCAGCCCGGAATCTCGCCCCCGCCTGTCCTTCGCGGTGCCGCCAGCCAAAGGCAAAGCGCCCCGTCACCTGGCCGACCTGGACCTGGCCGGACGCAAGGCAGCTCTCCAGGAAGCTGGCCTGCAAGCCTTCCGCGCCGACCAACTCTCCCGCCACTACTTCACGCGCTTCACCCGCGAGGCCGAGCAGATGACCGACCTGCCCGCCAGCCAGCGGGAGGCCCTGTGCGCAGAGATCCTGCCCGAACTCATACATGAGGTCCGGGCCCTGCGCGCCGACGGCGGCCGCACCATCAAGCACTTGTGGGAGCTGCACGACGGCGTGCGCGTTGAGTCCGTGCTCATGCGCTACCAGGACCGCACCACCCTGTGCGTCTCCTCCCAGGCTGGCTGCGGCATGGCCTGCCCCTTCTGCGCCACCGGGCAGATGGGCTTGACTCGCAACCTGTCCACTGCGGAGATCGTGGAGCAGGTCCGTCACGCCGCACAGGTCTCCGCTCGCGGTGACCTGGCCGGTGGGCCTGCACGGCTGAGTAACGTCGTCTTCATGGGCATGGGAGAGCCCATGATCAACTACAAGAACGTGGTGGCTGCACTGCACCGGCTAATCGACCCTGCCCCAGAGGGCTTCGGTCTATCTGCCCGGTCCGTCACGGTCTCCACGGTGGGGCTGGTGCCCCTGATCAAGAAGCTCGCGGGGGAGGGGCTGCCAGTGACCCTGGCAGTGTCTTTGCACGCCCCCGACGACGAGTTGCGGGACGCCCTGATCCCCGTCAACTCAAAATGGAAGGTCGGTGAGCTGCTGGACGCGGCACATGAGTACTTCTGCATTACCGGTCGGCGAGTGTCCATTGAGTATGCCCTGATCAAGGACATGAACGATCACCCCTGGCGCGCCCAGCTTCTAGCAGATGAGCTGAGCCGCCGTGGCCACGGGTGGGCCCACGTCAACCCCATCCCGTTGAATCCCACCCCCGGGTCCATCTGGACCTGCTCGGAGCGCGCTGTCCAAGAGCGCTTCGTGCAGACTCTAAGGGATGCTGGGATCACGACGACGGTGCGTGACACACGCGGCAGCGACATTGAGGGCGCCTGCGGCCAGCTCGCCACCGAGGTACTGAATCAGGAGAGGGCAAGGACAGTCGTATGA
- the frr gene encoding ribosome recycling factor, whose protein sequence is MIDDVMLEAEEKMEAALEAAKREMASIRTGRANPAMFNSIMVDYYGAPTPLQQLAGLTIPEARTVIVSPFDRSAMKAITTAIRESDLGVNPTDDGTVIRVTLPALTEERRKDYVKLARNRAEDSRVQVRGIRGKSKKELEAIKKGGEAGEDEVKRAETELDALTKRFVEKIDSALSAKETELLEV, encoded by the coding sequence ATGATCGACGACGTCATGCTTGAGGCCGAAGAAAAGATGGAGGCTGCCCTGGAGGCAGCCAAGCGTGAAATGGCCTCCATCCGCACCGGCCGCGCCAACCCCGCCATGTTCAACTCCATCATGGTGGACTACTACGGCGCCCCCACCCCACTGCAACAGCTCGCTGGCCTAACGATCCCTGAGGCCCGCACGGTGATCGTTAGCCCCTTTGACCGCTCCGCTATGAAAGCCATCACCACCGCGATCCGCGAGTCTGACCTGGGCGTCAACCCTACTGACGACGGCACGGTCATCCGCGTGACCCTGCCTGCCCTGACCGAGGAGCGTCGCAAGGACTACGTGAAGCTTGCCCGCAACCGTGCTGAGGACTCTCGCGTGCAGGTCCGTGGTATCCGCGGTAAGTCCAAGAAGGAGCTTGAGGCCATCAAGAAGGGTGGTGAGGCCGGTGAGGATGAGGTCAAACGTGCCGAAACTGAGCTGGACGCCCTGACCAAGCGCTTCGTTGAGAAGATCGACTCCGCCCTATCCGCCAAGGAGACCGAGCTGCTTGAGGTGTGA
- the pyrH gene encoding UMP kinase, which produces MTDQPQATPAAFQARPRRVLLKLSGEVFGGGSVGLDPDVVADAAKQIAQAVTQGVQVAVVVGGGNFFRGAELSQRGMARARADYMGMLGTVMNALALQDFIEKAGVPARVQSAIAMTQVAEPYIPLKAIRHMEKGRAVVFGAGAGLPYFSTDTVSAQRALETHCDELLVGKNGVDGVYTADPRKDPNAQLLTHLTYERALADGLKVVDAAAFSLCRDNGLTMRVFGMGEGGNITRALLGEKIGTLVTID; this is translated from the coding sequence ATGACTGACCAGCCCCAGGCCACCCCCGCCGCCTTCCAGGCGCGCCCCCGGCGCGTCCTGCTCAAACTTTCTGGTGAGGTCTTCGGCGGCGGCTCGGTGGGGCTGGACCCTGACGTCGTCGCTGACGCCGCCAAGCAGATCGCCCAGGCCGTCACCCAGGGCGTACAGGTGGCCGTGGTGGTTGGCGGAGGCAACTTCTTCCGTGGCGCTGAGCTCTCCCAGCGCGGCATGGCGCGAGCCCGTGCCGACTACATGGGCATGCTGGGCACTGTCATGAACGCCCTCGCTCTGCAGGACTTCATCGAGAAGGCCGGTGTGCCTGCTCGCGTCCAGTCCGCCATCGCCATGACCCAGGTGGCCGAGCCTTACATCCCCCTAAAGGCCATCCGCCACATGGAGAAGGGCCGCGCAGTGGTCTTCGGAGCTGGCGCCGGCCTGCCCTACTTCTCCACGGATACCGTCTCCGCCCAGCGCGCCTTGGAGACCCACTGCGACGAGTTGCTGGTTGGAAAGAACGGTGTTGACGGCGTCTACACCGCTGACCCGCGTAAAGACCCGAACGCCCAGCTCCTGACCCACCTGACTTACGAGCGTGCCTTAGCGGATGGCCTGAAGGTCGTGGACGCCGCCGCCTTCTCCCTGTGCAGGGACAACGGCCTGACCATGCGCGTCTTTGGCATGGGCGAGGGCGGCAACATCACCCGGGCCCTCCTAGGTGAGAAAATCGGCACACTGGTCACCATCGACTGA
- a CDS encoding M23 family metallopeptidase, translating into MQPAPSARQRYDWPTPGPAPVLQRFDPPAVVWGAGHRGVDLALAAGSPVRCAGDGVVAYAGMVAGRPVVSVDHADGIRTTYEPVEAQVTAGQAVVRGQVLGTLVAGHRSDGTDALHWGARTGRHSYVDPLRLLRPAVIRLKPLR; encoded by the coding sequence GTGCAGCCTGCGCCATCTGCCCGGCAGCGCTATGACTGGCCGACGCCGGGGCCCGCGCCGGTCCTGCAGCGCTTCGACCCTCCTGCGGTCGTTTGGGGCGCCGGGCACCGGGGCGTGGACCTAGCCTTGGCGGCGGGTTCGCCGGTGCGTTGCGCGGGCGACGGCGTCGTGGCCTATGCGGGGATGGTGGCGGGCAGGCCAGTGGTTTCGGTGGACCACGCGGACGGTATTCGCACCACCTATGAGCCCGTGGAGGCGCAAGTGACAGCGGGGCAGGCGGTGGTGCGTGGACAGGTGCTGGGGACCTTGGTGGCGGGGCACCGCTCCGACGGCACGGACGCACTGCACTGGGGCGCGCGGACGGGGCGGCACAGTTACGTGGACCCTTTGCGTCTGCTGCGACCGGCGGTTATCCGCTTGAAACCTTTGCGCTGA
- a CDS encoding DNA-processing protein DprA gives MSAKTSAKTLVTFDPNHPVLARAAWSRLAEPTDAAVVALLSSLGAVEALDWLLHVALDADGDVRTAPAPPPGSPQSARASAAWAQAAARWAPRLHGLEPERDLEVLEHLGGSLVLPGDAWWPQGLDELEAPPVCLWVRGDPALLVSQAQAGQETDAPNVQELSSLPGELARRFREQLVPAGPGCGHAVALVGARAATSYGERVAMELGAGLAAHGCVVVSGGAFGIDAAAHRGALSRGRTISVSAGGVDRLYPAGNSRILSQIAEEGALVAEVPPGCAPARHRFLTRNRLIAAMTGATVVVEAAWRSGALSTAHHAQNLGRPLGAVPGPITVMSSVGCHRLLRSGATCVTDAEEILELVTPLGAVDADRTKEAAQQARDPGLLDGLEPDCAAVLDALPARGAAALERLARVSGLGESQVGTALGLLELDGRVERDGTRWRRRRPATKAS, from the coding sequence ATGTCCGCTAAGACGTCCGCTAAGACGCTCGTCACCTTTGACCCCAACCACCCGGTGCTCGCTAGAGCCGCCTGGTCGCGGCTCGCGGAGCCTACCGATGCCGCCGTCGTCGCTCTGCTTAGCAGCCTGGGTGCAGTAGAAGCCCTGGATTGGCTGCTCCATGTTGCCCTGGACGCCGACGGTGACGTACGCACCGCTCCGGCACCGCCTCCCGGGAGCCCGCAAAGTGCTAGGGCCAGCGCGGCTTGGGCGCAGGCTGCCGCCCGCTGGGCGCCGCGTCTGCATGGACTGGAGCCGGAGCGGGATCTGGAGGTGCTGGAGCACCTGGGAGGCAGCCTGGTACTGCCCGGTGACGCCTGGTGGCCGCAGGGGCTCGATGAGCTGGAGGCGCCGCCCGTGTGCTTGTGGGTGCGAGGAGACCCAGCCCTCCTAGTGTCTCAAGCACAGGCCGGGCAAGAGACTGACGCACCCAACGTTCAGGAGCTGAGCAGCCTTCCGGGAGAGCTGGCGCGCCGCTTCCGGGAGCAACTGGTACCAGCTGGTCCTGGGTGTGGGCACGCCGTCGCCCTAGTAGGGGCCAGGGCAGCCACCAGCTACGGGGAACGCGTGGCCATGGAGCTAGGTGCAGGCCTGGCGGCACACGGCTGCGTAGTCGTCTCTGGCGGTGCTTTCGGCATTGATGCCGCCGCCCACCGGGGAGCCTTGAGCAGGGGACGTACCATCTCCGTCTCCGCTGGAGGAGTGGACCGCCTCTACCCTGCGGGCAACAGTCGGATACTGAGTCAGATCGCGGAGGAAGGGGCCCTGGTGGCTGAGGTGCCGCCCGGCTGTGCCCCTGCCCGGCACCGCTTCCTCACCCGCAACCGGCTAATCGCCGCCATGACCGGAGCCACCGTGGTAGTGGAAGCCGCCTGGCGCTCCGGTGCGCTGTCCACCGCCCATCACGCCCAGAACCTAGGCCGCCCCTTGGGGGCTGTACCAGGGCCGATAACCGTCATGAGTTCGGTGGGCTGCCACCGGCTCCTGCGGTCCGGAGCCACCTGTGTCACAGACGCTGAGGAGATCCTAGAGCTGGTGACGCCGCTTGGCGCAGTAGATGCCGATCGGACGAAAGAAGCCGCGCAACAGGCGCGTGATCCCGGGCTGCTGGATGGCCTAGAACCCGACTGTGCAGCTGTGCTGGACGCACTGCCAGCCCGCGGCGCTGCCGCCTTGGAACGCTTAGCACGGGTGTCCGGGCTGGGTGAGAGTCAGGTCGGCACCGCTCTGGGGCTGCTGGAGCTGGACGGGCGGGTGGAGCGTGACGGCACACGCTGGCGCCGCCGCAGACCCGCCACCAAGGCGTCCTAA
- the rpsB gene encoding 30S ribosomal protein S2 translates to MAVVTMRQLLESGVHFGHQTRRWNPKMKRFILTERNGIYVIDLQQSVEGINTAYDFVKETVARGGNILFVGTKKQAQAAVAEQAQRVGMPFVNQRWLGGMLTNFSTVRARLDRMKELEQLDFDDVAGSGHTKKELLMMRREKDKLVKTLGGIRDMAKLPSAVWVVDTKKEHLAIAEAHKLGIPVIAILDTNCDPDEVTYGIPGNDDAIRAVELLTRVIADAAADGLLSRSAGRGRTGEEAEVPAEPLPEWEAELLAGAEVPAAESEAPAAEAEQA, encoded by the coding sequence ATGGCCGTCGTAACCATGCGCCAGCTGCTTGAGAGCGGTGTCCACTTCGGGCACCAGACCCGCCGCTGGAACCCTAAGATGAAGCGCTTCATCCTCACCGAGCGCAACGGCATCTACGTCATCGACCTGCAGCAGTCCGTTGAGGGAATCAACACCGCCTACGACTTCGTCAAAGAGACTGTCGCCCGCGGCGGCAACATCCTGTTCGTCGGCACCAAGAAGCAGGCCCAAGCCGCTGTGGCCGAGCAAGCCCAGCGCGTCGGCATGCCATTCGTCAACCAGCGCTGGTTGGGCGGCATGCTCACCAACTTCTCTACCGTGCGTGCCCGCTTGGACCGCATGAAGGAACTAGAACAGCTCGACTTCGACGACGTGGCCGGCTCGGGCCACACCAAGAAGGAACTGCTGATGATGCGCCGCGAGAAGGACAAGCTGGTCAAGACCCTCGGTGGTATCCGGGACATGGCTAAGCTGCCCTCCGCCGTGTGGGTTGTTGACACCAAGAAGGAGCACCTCGCGATCGCCGAGGCCCACAAGCTGGGCATCCCCGTCATCGCGATCCTCGACACCAACTGCGACCCGGACGAGGTCACTTACGGTATCCCCGGCAACGACGACGCGATCCGCGCCGTCGAGCTGCTGACCCGTGTGATCGCCGACGCCGCCGCCGACGGTCTGCTCTCCCGCTCTGCCGGACGTGGCCGCACCGGTGAGGAGGCCGAGGTTCCCGCCGAGCCCCTGCCCGAGTGGGAGGCCGAGCTCCTGGCTGGCGCCGAGGTTCCTGCTGCTGAGTCCGAGGCTCCTGCCGCTGAGGCCGAACAGGCCTGA